Proteins encoded by one window of Mariniplasma anaerobium:
- a CDS encoding HAAS signaling domain-containing protein: MKKYVERYIYDVTRRLPKEMQEDVKEELNAHIYDMLDENPTDDDISEVLHKLGSPRVIANNYKEDKRYVISPLYYDDYIRVLKLVAIIALTISLVISSIEAIIHINEATVFETIFAIFGSILNELCSTLMTVFFFVTIIFWLIDRYQGKTSPNEWKVKDLPDLPDVKSSKISRTGSIVGLIFNTIFSVIFIVILLRYINVIGWYENDVLITRIFDKNITDQFIIFFIISAIIGFMVQLLKIYYKKWNIQLAAAYTASTILSVIIGLVFINQVGLITTGFLTKLANEMEVTVVYLKDGIKTGAIWISVIVSILSAIDLIATWIKTLRPKNAK; this comes from the coding sequence ATGAAAAAATATGTAGAGCGTTATATTTACGATGTAACAAGAAGACTTCCTAAGGAAATGCAAGAAGATGTTAAAGAAGAGTTAAATGCACATATCTATGATATGTTGGATGAAAATCCAACAGATGATGATATTAGTGAAGTTCTTCACAAGCTAGGAAGCCCTAGAGTGATTGCAAATAATTATAAAGAGGATAAAAGATATGTCATTTCACCACTTTATTATGATGATTATATTAGAGTTTTAAAACTAGTTGCGATTATTGCCTTAACTATCTCATTAGTGATTTCATCAATTGAAGCAATTATTCATATCAATGAAGCTACAGTATTTGAGACTATATTTGCTATTTTTGGAAGTATACTAAATGAATTATGTTCGACTCTCATGACAGTTTTCTTCTTTGTGACTATTATATTTTGGCTTATTGATCGTTATCAAGGGAAAACTAGCCCAAATGAATGGAAAGTTAAAGATCTGCCTGATTTACCAGATGTTAAATCATCAAAAATATCTAGAACAGGCAGCATAGTAGGTCTTATATTCAACACTATATTTTCAGTGATTTTCATTGTTATACTCTTAAGATATATAAATGTTATCGGTTGGTATGAAAATGACGTTTTGATTACGAGAATATTTGATAAAAATATTACAGATCAATTTATTATATTTTTCATCATTTCAGCAATTATTGGATTTATGGTTCAATTGTTAAAAATCTACTACAAGAAGTGGAATATACAACTAGCTGCAGCTTATACAGCTTCCACAATTTTATCCGTCATTATAGGTCTTGTATTTATCAATCAAGTAGGACTAATAACTACAGGATTTCTTACAAAACTTGCAAATGAAATGGAAGTAACTGTTGTTTATCTTAAAGATGGTATAAAAACAGGAGCGATTTGGATTAGTGTTATCGTAAGTATACTATCAGCGATAGATCTTATCGCAACATGGATAAAAACGCTAAGACCAAAAAATGCTAAATAA
- a CDS encoding DMT family transporter, which yields MTRNVHIAGILFATIFGFSFLFSKIALNYVSPIGLIAYRFLIAFIAFEILRLTKVIKIKIQRSQFKYLIYVVLFQPILYFLFETYGLQLVSSGEAGMMIALIPIFVAILSAVIIKEKPKGIQVLFILLSFVGVLFIQLSKIGQEETSQFLGFVLLLFAVISAALFNIASRTASTKSLRPMEVTYFMMLFGALIFNIIYIIQLLIENRVSDFITNLAQFEIIGPILYLGVVASIGGFFLVNLVLSKVPAHVSSIYANLSTIVAIIAGVLLLNESVTIYHVIGSIFIITGVYGTVRFNARSKKNIKAPY from the coding sequence ATGACAAGAAATGTTCATATCGCAGGCATATTATTTGCAACTATATTTGGATTTTCATTTTTATTTTCAAAAATTGCATTAAATTATGTCAGTCCTATTGGCTTAATTGCATATCGCTTTTTAATTGCTTTTATTGCATTTGAAATTTTGCGATTGACGAAAGTCATCAAAATAAAGATCCAAAGATCACAATTTAAATATCTTATATATGTTGTATTATTTCAACCAATTTTATATTTCTTGTTTGAAACATATGGGTTGCAGTTAGTTTCAAGTGGAGAAGCTGGCATGATGATTGCTTTAATTCCAATTTTTGTAGCTATCTTAAGTGCTGTGATTATAAAAGAAAAGCCAAAAGGTATTCAAGTTTTATTTATTTTACTTAGTTTTGTTGGCGTTCTTTTCATACAATTAAGTAAAATTGGTCAAGAAGAAACATCTCAATTTTTAGGCTTTGTTTTATTATTATTTGCAGTTATTTCTGCAGCACTATTTAATATTGCTTCAAGAACTGCTTCCACTAAGTCACTAAGACCTATGGAAGTGACATACTTTATGATGTTATTTGGTGCTTTGATATTCAATATTATTTATATTATTCAATTACTCATTGAAAATAGAGTGTCAGATTTCATTACCAATCTTGCTCAATTTGAGATCATAGGTCCTATATTATATCTTGGAGTTGTTGCATCCATTGGTGGTTTCTTCTTAGTCAATCTAGTTTTATCAAAAGTTCCAGCACATGTTTCATCAATTTATGCAAATCTATCTACAATTGTTGCAATCATAGCTGGAGTCCTTTTATTAAATGAATCTGTAACCATTTATCATGTTATTGGAAGTATTTTTATTATCACCGGTGTTTATGGTACTGTAAGGTTTAATGCTAGGAGTAAAAAAAATATTAAAGCGCCTTATTAA
- a CDS encoding GntR family transcriptional regulator has product MKTDEKNIARYEQIAYQLAKDIVSGNIKELEKLSGRSLLSSKYNVSSETIRKAIELLHAYHVVKVKDRSGIIVISSENASAYIRDYKKKNSSKKHFEETLDLLEQSTKMNQDLHKKIKKIMQLTKSELFPFEYFVIKLNEQSNHIGETIASINLYDKAETMIVAYEKEKLFYQAPSPDTCLSASMKLYILGNDEIERKVKKFFNS; this is encoded by the coding sequence ATGAAAACAGATGAAAAAAATATAGCACGATATGAGCAAATAGCTTATCAACTTGCAAAAGATATTGTTTCAGGAAATATTAAAGAACTAGAAAAGTTAAGTGGTAGATCTTTATTATCTTCTAAATATAATGTATCTAGTGAAACCATTAGAAAAGCCATTGAACTATTACATGCTTATCATGTTGTAAAAGTTAAAGATAGAAGTGGCATCATTGTAATATCTAGTGAAAACGCGAGTGCCTATATTCGTGATTACAAAAAGAAGAACTCATCAAAAAAACATTTTGAAGAAACATTGGATTTGTTAGAACAGTCTACAAAAATGAATCAAGATCTTCATAAAAAAATAAAAAAAATCATGCAATTAACTAAAAGCGAACTTTTCCCTTTTGAGTACTTTGTTATTAAATTAAATGAGCAATCTAATCATATAGGCGAAACCATAGCATCCATAAATCTTTATGATAAAGCAGAAACTATGATTGTAGCTTATGAAAAAGAAAAATTATTTTATCAAGCCCCTAGTCCAGATACATGCTTAAGTGCTTCGATGAAACTCTACATTTTAGGAAACGATGAGATTGAAAGAAAAGTTAAAAAGTTTTTTAACTCTTAA
- a CDS encoding glycine betaine ABC transporter substrate-binding protein: MKKLLFMTLVLISALGLSACQYDSNEIVIGEGDWQSNQFYNQVAKIIIEEGYGVTVDIKVVDTPLLIASLTEGSINLNIETWSDNMPTYQADLDEGNYEELGTNFNDNYQGIYVPAYLAEAYDLEYITDLVDHKELFPDPEVTNWNAETDKAVVFGGPSGWQVTAFLMNKFTNTESYPELEANFEFRPLESSALLDATLMSAYEDEEPWVGYNWEPTTIMGLLDMVLLKDDAVYNKDTGAGMVPTNDVTIVVSIGFRESYPEITAFLENYKTSAQVASDALAYMAENDLSAADTAAWWLSNNVEMWGSWVPEDIKDKVEASL, encoded by the coding sequence ATGAAAAAACTATTATTTATGACACTGGTTTTAATTTCAGCTCTAGGATTATCTGCTTGTCAGTATGATTCTAATGAAATTGTTATTGGTGAAGGTGATTGGCAATCCAATCAATTTTATAATCAAGTAGCAAAAATTATTATTGAAGAAGGGTATGGCGTAACAGTAGACATTAAAGTTGTTGATACACCATTATTGATAGCATCACTTACAGAAGGATCTATTAATTTAAACATTGAAACATGGTCAGATAATATGCCAACATATCAAGCCGATCTTGATGAAGGTAATTATGAAGAGTTAGGTACTAACTTTAATGATAATTATCAAGGTATTTATGTGCCTGCATATTTAGCAGAAGCATACGATTTAGAATATATAACTGATTTAGTAGATCATAAAGAATTGTTTCCTGACCCAGAAGTAACAAACTGGAATGCGGAAACTGATAAAGCTGTTGTTTTTGGTGGTCCATCAGGATGGCAAGTAACAGCATTCTTAATGAATAAGTTTACAAACACTGAAAGTTATCCAGAATTAGAAGCAAATTTTGAATTTAGACCTTTAGAATCTTCAGCATTATTAGATGCAACATTAATGTCTGCATATGAAGATGAAGAACCTTGGGTTGGCTATAACTGGGAACCTACAACAATTATGGGTTTATTAGACATGGTGTTATTGAAAGATGATGCAGTCTATAATAAAGATACTGGTGCTGGAATGGTTCCAACTAATGATGTTACTATTGTAGTATCTATTGGATTTAGAGAAAGTTATCCAGAAATCACAGCATTTTTAGAAAACTATAAAACATCTGCACAAGTCGCATCTGATGCGCTTGCATATATGGCAGAAAATGATCTAAGTGCAGCTGATACAGCAGCATGGTGGTTATCAAATAATGTTGAGATGTGGGGTAGTTGGGTACCTGAAGATATTAAAGATAAAGTAGAGGCTTCACTATAA
- a CDS encoding ABC transporter permease has translation MFNFPEFLDFGQQTAEIIDSIFNWIKNVFSWLFEFFRIVILTSIDFVSNLLTQTPWWIWGAAVVLYLVLVKFKKVKFAWGYVVGLIFVWLLFYNLVIQNPAIDLNLGNLDTPWWIFVILLFFVSKYLYNYKTAIVLSSLLLLIGIFGVWDEMISTLTIIIISVFISFLIGIPVGIWMAKSYRVESILKPVLDMMQTIPSFVYLIPAVMLFSIGRVPATFATIIYAVPPLIRLTFLGIKNVDKEMIEAGKSFGSTSKQLLFKVEIPQALSTIATGLNQTTMMAVAMVVIASMIGAGGLGSIVLVANRNIDIGSGFVGGFAIVFLAIILDRLLQGVAKKLEVKKGEA, from the coding sequence ATGTTTAATTTTCCAGAGTTTTTAGATTTTGGTCAGCAAACAGCAGAAATCATAGATAGCATTTTTAATTGGATTAAAAATGTATTTTCTTGGCTATTTGAATTTTTTAGAATTGTTATACTTACATCAATTGATTTTGTAAGTAATTTATTAACACAAACACCATGGTGGATTTGGGGTGCTGCGGTTGTTTTATATCTTGTATTAGTTAAATTTAAGAAAGTTAAGTTTGCATGGGGATATGTAGTGGGTTTAATATTTGTGTGGCTTTTATTTTATAATCTTGTCATACAAAATCCTGCAATTGATTTGAATTTAGGAAACTTAGATACACCATGGTGGATTTTTGTAATCTTACTATTTTTTGTATCTAAGTATTTATACAATTATAAAACAGCAATTGTTTTATCATCTTTATTACTACTTATAGGTATTTTTGGAGTATGGGATGAAATGATATCGACATTGACAATCATTATTATTTCTGTTTTTATAAGTTTTTTAATTGGGATTCCAGTTGGAATTTGGATGGCTAAATCATATAGGGTAGAAAGCATTTTAAAACCAGTATTAGATATGATGCAAACGATTCCGTCATTTGTTTATTTAATACCAGCAGTTATGTTATTTAGTATAGGTAGAGTTCCAGCAACATTTGCTACTATCATATATGCGGTTCCACCGCTTATTCGATTAACTTTTTTAGGTATTAAAAATGTAGATAAAGAGATGATTGAAGCAGGTAAATCATTTGGATCAACTTCAAAACAGTTGTTATTCAAAGTAGAAATACCACAAGCTTTATCAACAATAGCAACTGGACTTAATCAAACTACAATGATGGCTGTAGCTATGGTAGTTATTGCATCAATGATTGGTGCAGGTGGACTTGGATCTATTGTATTGGTTGCAAATCGTAATATTGATATTGGTAGTGGGTTTGTAGGAGGGTTTGCAATTGTATTCTTAGCAATTATTTTAGATAGACTCTTACAAGGTGTCGCAAAAAAACTTGAAGTGAAAAAAGGTGAAGCTTAA
- a CDS encoding quaternary amine ABC transporter ATP-binding protein: MGVAIKVENLTVVFGTPKQKKEALKLIDEGFSPTEIKEKIGATVANKNVNFEIEEDQLFVIVGLSGSGKSTFIRTLNLLNKPTRGHIYVDGKDITLFDKNELLAYRRKDVSMIFQHFGLFSHRTVLGNVEYPLEIQKADKKTILEKSMEAIETVGLKTWEHSMPKELSGGMRQRVGLARALTNDPKLLLMDEPYSALDPLIRREMQNELLTLEDDEQRTIVFITHDMNEAFRMGDKIALMKDGEVVQIGTFTDFFKNPANDYVRDFIADVDRTRILKVRNVMRKIKNSASVNDQVDDVIKFMEDKEIEVCYVTDEKNILIGYVEKEALEKTRNKTLRALVVTEGYQIILRNSYLKDVLKDLKESDYDVPVTDSKGRLRGVLGYDDVLEALTE, encoded by the coding sequence ATGGGTGTAGCAATTAAAGTTGAAAATTTAACCGTTGTTTTTGGTACGCCAAAACAGAAAAAAGAAGCCTTGAAACTAATTGATGAAGGGTTTTCTCCAACAGAAATTAAAGAAAAAATTGGAGCAACTGTTGCAAACAAAAACGTGAATTTTGAAATTGAAGAAGATCAATTATTTGTTATTGTTGGGCTTTCAGGAAGTGGTAAATCAACATTTATTAGAACCCTAAATTTATTAAATAAACCAACTAGAGGTCATATTTATGTTGATGGGAAAGATATTACTTTATTTGATAAAAATGAGTTATTAGCATATAGAAGAAAAGATGTATCGATGATATTCCAACATTTTGGTCTATTTTCTCATCGTACTGTATTAGGAAATGTTGAATATCCATTAGAAATACAAAAAGCTGATAAAAAAACAATTTTAGAAAAAAGTATGGAAGCTATAGAAACAGTTGGTTTAAAAACTTGGGAACATTCTATGCCTAAAGAATTAAGTGGCGGAATGAGACAAAGAGTAGGGCTTGCAAGAGCTTTAACTAACGATCCTAAATTACTATTAATGGATGAACCATATAGTGCATTAGATCCTTTAATTAGAAGAGAAATGCAAAACGAGCTTTTGACTTTAGAAGATGATGAACAACGTACCATAGTTTTTATCACACATGATATGAATGAAGCATTTAGAATGGGTGATAAAATTGCGCTAATGAAAGATGGAGAAGTTGTTCAAATTGGTACATTTACGGACTTTTTCAAAAATCCTGCAAATGATTATGTCAGAGACTTTATTGCAGATGTGGATAGAACACGTATCTTAAAAGTTAGAAATGTCATGAGAAAAATTAAAAATTCTGCTTCAGTTAATGATCAGGTAGATGATGTAATTAAATTCATGGAAGATAAAGAAATAGAAGTATGCTATGTAACAGATGAAAAAAATATATTAATAGGGTATGTTGAAAAAGAAGCACTAGAAAAAACAAGAAATAAAACATTAAGAGCTCTTGTAGTAACAGAAGGTTATCAAATCATCTTAAGAAATAGTTATCTGAAAGACGTTTTAAAAGATTTGAAAGAATCTGATTATGATGTACCAGTAACTGATTCAAAAGGTCGACTTAGAGGCGTCCTTGGTTATGATGATGTCTTAGAAGCCCTTACCGAATAA
- a CDS encoding GMP reductase, whose protein sequence is MRIEDDQKLDFSDVLIRPKRSTLKSRKDVDLNRTYQFKHSNKTYTGIPIMASNMDGVGMIDVALALQEHSLFTCLVKTYEKEDLDKVKDKINPKLFAVSTGTNQKDYQNLISILKAHPTIEYICIDVANGYSENFGDFVQKVRKAYPKHTIIAGNVVTADMTQELILRGADIVKVGIGPGSVCTTRIQTGVGYPQLSAIIECADAAHGLGAHIISDGGCTCPGDVAKAFGAGADFVMLGGMLAGHDQGGGEVITEYVLNGKVNLETSKPYIDEKKYIRFYGMSSETAMKKNYGQVAEYRSSEGKTVRIPYRGNLNHTVLDILGGLRSTCTYVGAPTLKNLARSTTFVRVHRQFNQIFGDGREPNK, encoded by the coding sequence ATGCGTATAGAAGATGACCAAAAACTGGATTTTAGTGATGTATTAATCCGTCCTAAAAGATCTACCTTAAAAAGTAGAAAAGATGTTGATTTAAATAGAACGTATCAATTCAAACACAGTAATAAAACATATACTGGTATACCAATCATGGCTTCAAATATGGATGGTGTCGGTATGATTGATGTTGCTTTAGCTTTACAAGAGCATAGTCTATTTACATGTTTAGTCAAAACATATGAAAAAGAAGATTTAGATAAAGTAAAAGATAAAATCAATCCTAAATTATTTGCTGTAAGTACAGGAACTAATCAAAAAGATTATCAAAATTTGATTTCTATTTTAAAAGCACATCCAACCATTGAATATATTTGTATAGATGTAGCTAATGGATATTCTGAAAATTTTGGAGATTTTGTTCAAAAAGTTAGAAAAGCTTATCCAAAACATACAATTATTGCAGGCAATGTTGTGACAGCTGATATGACACAAGAACTTATATTAAGAGGTGCGGATATTGTTAAAGTCGGTATTGGACCTGGTAGTGTATGTACAACTAGAATTCAAACAGGAGTAGGCTATCCTCAACTTTCAGCTATTATTGAGTGCGCTGATGCGGCTCATGGTCTTGGTGCACATATCATTAGTGATGGTGGATGTACATGTCCAGGAGATGTTGCAAAAGCTTTTGGAGCTGGTGCAGACTTTGTTATGTTGGGTGGTATGCTTGCAGGACATGATCAAGGTGGTGGAGAAGTCATTACTGAATATGTCTTAAATGGTAAAGTTAATTTAGAAACTAGCAAACCTTATATTGATGAAAAGAAATATATTAGATTTTATGGAATGAGTTCAGAAACTGCTATGAAAAAGAATTATGGACAAGTTGCTGAATATAGATCAAGTGAAGGTAAGACTGTTAGAATACCTTATCGTGGAAATCTAAATCATACAGTATTAGATATATTAGGTGGTTTAAGATCTACGTGTACTTATGTTGGTGCGCCAACATTAAAGAATTTAGCTAGATCAACAACATTCGTTAGAGTTCATCGCCAGTTTAATCAAATATTTGGTGATGGAAGAGAGCCAAATAAATAA
- a CDS encoding Glu/Leu/Phe/Val family dehydrogenase has protein sequence MKEQNYNAYLIAQKQFDNVAENINLEQAAKDILRQPKREIHITIPVKMDNGITKVFKGFRISHNDARGPAKGGIRFHPEETVDTVRALSMWMTWKCAVVDIPLGGGKGGVICDPREMSLGEQERLCRGYVRELSKNVGPVIDVAAPDVMTNSQHMLWMLDELEVIYGGHYPGAITGKPVGMGGSLGRNEATGYGVIYTVREALKALGLDIKNTTASLQGFGKVGLYAAKLYTKLGGKVIAISSWDIHDKKAYTYRNLDGIPILEIEKITNGYGTINKTEAIEKLGCECLDGDDWIKQDVDILLPCALENQITKDNVKQISKQVKMIAEGANGPTTPEADEVIKNRKIFLIPDFLCNAGGVTCSYFEQVQCNMNYYWGLDEVLTKLDIKMTDAFHAVYKLAMKKDLYMRDAAYGIAITRVADAVRLRGWI, from the coding sequence GTGAAAGAACAAAATTACAATGCATACTTAATTGCACAAAAACAATTTGACAACGTTGCAGAAAACATTAATTTAGAACAGGCTGCAAAAGATATTCTTAGACAACCAAAAAGAGAAATCCATATTACAATACCTGTAAAAATGGACAATGGAATTACTAAAGTATTTAAAGGTTTTAGAATTAGTCATAATGATGCAAGAGGTCCTGCAAAAGGTGGGATTAGATTTCATCCAGAAGAAACAGTAGATACAGTTAGAGCGCTATCTATGTGGATGACATGGAAATGTGCTGTAGTTGATATACCTCTTGGTGGAGGTAAAGGTGGCGTTATTTGTGATCCAAGAGAAATGTCTTTAGGTGAACAAGAAAGATTATGCCGTGGATATGTTAGAGAATTGTCGAAAAATGTTGGTCCAGTGATTGACGTAGCTGCTCCTGATGTAATGACAAACTCACAACATATGTTATGGATGTTAGATGAATTAGAAGTTATTTATGGTGGACATTATCCAGGTGCTATTACCGGAAAACCTGTTGGAATGGGTGGTTCTTTAGGGCGTAATGAAGCCACTGGCTATGGTGTTATATATACAGTAAGAGAAGCATTAAAAGCTTTAGGACTTGATATTAAAAATACAACTGCATCTCTTCAAGGATTTGGTAAAGTTGGATTATATGCTGCTAAGTTGTATACAAAACTAGGTGGAAAAGTTATTGCAATAAGCAGTTGGGATATACATGATAAAAAAGCATACACATATAGAAATTTAGATGGTATTCCTATTTTAGAGATTGAAAAAATCACTAATGGATATGGAACAATTAATAAAACAGAAGCTATAGAAAAACTTGGATGTGAATGTTTAGATGGTGACGATTGGATTAAACAAGATGTTGATATTTTACTTCCTTGTGCACTTGAAAATCAAATCACTAAAGATAATGTTAAACAAATATCAAAACAAGTTAAAATGATTGCAGAAGGCGCGAATGGTCCTACAACTCCAGAAGCTGATGAAGTTATTAAAAATAGAAAAATATTTTTGATTCCTGACTTTTTATGTAATGCTGGTGGTGTTACATGTAGTTATTTTGAACAAGTTCAATGTAATATGAATTATTATTGGGGACTTGATGAAGTCTTAACAAAACTTGATATTAAAATGACTGATGCATTTCATGCAGTTTATAAATTAGCTATGAAAAAAGATTTATATATGAGAGATGCAGCATATGGTATCGCAATTACTAGAGTTGCAGATGCTGTTAGATTAAGAGGTTGGATTTAA
- a CDS encoding glycosyl hydrolase family 18 protein has translation MKKSFAMIAIFMFIIILSSCNQIQTLKDASLYIDIDTEVLSFDSENFQATLSKDDTYIVVIELNEEVFFSESFKFYINDMLINENTYFINESRLTYSFGNIDDINPNVLVEVEATFNLNGGELTKHDFMDVEPDQRLTIQSLNDGSGETFTIVDSDRYSLRWFHKIFINYNELYDAYEVVFIDAATNSVENFELPEYDFILALDNYYPVAETLTAIESYTSLAKELRFVIFDQNVLSYQSGDMQVSFYTSDIIGEQFSKTLYEQQELPTPIRDEYRFIGWFNGDLEVTTYLGYQRIDEIFEVTYEARWEAYSMIDLNNYLRSIIPDETESSISLPTQYSSFDISWTSSDDEVIDSQGVFNRPYQQKTITLTAHITSEDSDDTSTFDVISLGYKSLEKPIASSYIYREYQAVNDAFFETLDVINTAFIVANDQGNLAGSNFLNNVTTYIMPKAKIHGNWVVMSIAPSSSWSTIASSSATITNFANQIVLFINEYGFDGVDIDWETPSTAETTRFTALMKEVYEKVKDNNPNHLVTAAIGGGMWQPPKYDLNFSAQYLDYINLMTYGATGANGQYQNPLYRQTTYHNPTYLVGRTLSTASIDESVKDYKASYNIDYEKIIVGVAFYGMKQVKSGTSWIAAGSVYYHEIYNTYLNLSTYTEYYDQAAGVPYLLKNDGTEFISYDSPRSILQKSNYIIDQGLGGMMFWEYGTDTSGVLLQAMRTGLQK, from the coding sequence ATGAAAAAAAGCTTTGCAATGATAGCAATATTTATGTTTATCATAATTTTATCGAGTTGTAATCAAATACAAACACTTAAAGATGCAAGTCTTTATATTGATATAGATACAGAAGTGCTTTCTTTTGATTCTGAAAATTTTCAAGCAACTTTATCTAAAGATGATACATATATAGTTGTGATTGAATTAAATGAAGAAGTATTTTTTTCAGAGAGTTTTAAATTTTATATTAATGATATGCTAATCAATGAAAACACATATTTCATTAATGAATCAAGATTAACATATAGTTTTGGAAATATCGATGATATTAATCCTAATGTATTAGTAGAAGTTGAAGCAACCTTTAATCTTAATGGTGGAGAACTTACTAAACATGATTTCATGGATGTTGAACCCGATCAAAGATTAACCATTCAAAGTTTAAATGATGGTTCAGGTGAAACATTTACTATAGTAGATAGTGATCGTTATTCATTAAGATGGTTTCATAAAATATTTATTAATTACAACGAGTTATATGATGCATATGAGGTTGTATTCATAGATGCAGCAACAAATAGTGTTGAAAATTTTGAATTACCAGAATATGATTTTATTTTAGCTTTGGATAATTATTATCCAGTTGCAGAAACACTTACAGCAATTGAATCATATACATCACTTGCTAAAGAATTAAGGTTTGTTATCTTTGATCAAAATGTTTTAAGCTATCAATCAGGGGATATGCAAGTATCATTTTATACTTCTGATATTATTGGAGAACAATTTAGTAAAACACTTTATGAACAACAAGAACTTCCAACACCTATTAGAGATGAATATCGCTTTATTGGATGGTTTAATGGTGATCTAGAAGTTACAACTTATCTAGGATATCAACGTATTGATGAAATCTTTGAAGTGACTTATGAAGCTAGATGGGAGGCATATTCAATGATAGATTTAAATAATTATCTTCGATCAATTATACCTGATGAAACAGAGTCAAGTATTAGTCTTCCAACACAGTATTCTAGTTTTGATATTTCTTGGACATCAAGCGATGATGAAGTCATTGATAGTCAAGGTGTATTTAATCGTCCTTATCAACAAAAAACAATTACTTTAACTGCACATATAACATCTGAAGATTCAGATGATACAAGCACTTTTGATGTGATATCTCTTGGATATAAGTCTTTAGAAAAACCAATAGCTTCAAGCTATATTTATAGAGAATATCAAGCTGTTAATGATGCCTTCTTTGAAACATTAGATGTCATAAACACAGCTTTTATAGTTGCAAATGATCAAGGTAATTTAGCGGGTTCTAATTTTTTAAATAACGTAACAACATATATTATGCCAAAAGCTAAAATACATGGAAATTGGGTAGTTATGTCAATTGCACCGAGTTCATCATGGTCTACAATTGCAAGCAGTTCAGCAACTATAACAAACTTTGCTAATCAAATTGTTTTATTCATTAATGAATATGGATTTGATGGAGTAGATATTGATTGGGAAACACCATCAACTGCAGAAACTACACGATTTACAGCACTAATGAAAGAAGTTTATGAGAAAGTTAAAGATAATAATCCAAATCATTTAGTAACAGCTGCAATAGGTGGTGGCATGTGGCAACCTCCTAAATATGATTTAAATTTTTCAGCTCAATATCTTGATTATATTAATTTAATGACATATGGTGCCACTGGCGCTAATGGTCAATATCAAAATCCACTATATCGTCAAACAACATATCATAATCCTACATATCTAGTGGGTAGAACATTATCAACAGCTTCAATAGATGAAAGTGTAAAAGATTATAAGGCTAGTTATAATATCGATTATGAAAAAATTATTGTTGGAGTTGCGTTTTATGGCATGAAGCAAGTTAAATCTGGAACGTCATGGATAGCAGCTGGATCAGTATATTACCATGAGATTTATAATACATATTTAAATCTTTCAACATATACAGAGTATTACGATCAAGCAGCAGGAGTTCCTTATTTATTAAAAAATGATGGAACTGAATTCATTTCTTATGATAGTCCAAGATCGATTCTTCAAAAAAGTAATTATATTATCGACCAAGGACTTGGTGGCATGATGTTTTGGGAATATGGAACGGATACCTCAGGTGTCTTACTACAAGCGATGAGAACAGGATTACAAAAATAA